In Tessaracoccus sp. MC1865, the DNA window TCGGTCAACTACGTGGACGCCCACGACAACGAGACACTGTTCGACCTGGGCGTCTGGAAGCTGCCCACGGACTCGACGATGGACACGCGGGTGCGCATGAATACGCTCTCGTTGGCCACCGTCGCGCTCGGCCAGTCCCCGTCGTTCTGGCATGCGGGCACAGACCTGTTGCGCTCGAAGTCCATGGACCGCGACTCCTACAACTCCGGCGACCACTTCAATGCGCTCGACTGGTCCATGCAGTCGAACAACTTCGGCGTGGGCCTGCCTCCGGAGGAGAAGAACGGTGCGAAGTGGGACGCGATGCGGCCGCTCCTGGAGGACCCGGCGAACACGCCGTCCCCAGGCGACATCGCCACCTCGCGCGCCCGTGCGCTCGAGCTGCTGAAGTTGCGCTCCACCTACCCGCTTCTCACGCTGGGCACGGCTGAGGACATCGCGCAGAAGGTCACGTTCCCCAACGCGGGCGCCGACCAGACGCCGGGCCTCATCCTGATGCGCATCGACGACACCGTCGGCACGGACGTGGACGGTGCGGTCGACGGGCTCCTCGTGGCGTTCAACGCCACCCCGGAGGCACTCTCGGAACAGGTCGACGGCATGGCCGGCGTGGAAATGGCGCTCTCGCCCGTCCTCACCGACGGACCTGACGCCGACGCCACGCTGGGCACCACCTCCTGGACCTCGTCCACCGGCACGCTGACGATCCCGGCCCGTTCGGTCGTCGTCCTCGTGCAGGACCAGGAGCAGGCACCCAGCACCCCGCCGACGAAGCCCACCCCGCCGGTGTCGGCGCCGCCCACCACGAAGCCCCCGACGACGCCTCCCGGCCCGCCGGCCTTCGTGCGCAGCGCCCCGTACACCCTGCCGGGGCTGCACAAGGGCCTCAACGGGCGCGACTGGAACACCACCTGCGAGAAGTACTCGCAGACCGAACGGTGCCGCACCGAGATCTGGGCCACCGTCGTGATGATCCAGGACGGGAAGTTCGTGCGGAAGACCGGATGGGTGTTCAACAACCTGACCTACCTGCCGTACATGACCCGGCAGCAGTGGCAGGGCAACCCTCTCGCGGCCACCAACGAGTGGACGGCGACGGACGGCCGCAGCTGGCGCACCGAGTGTGACACCGCCCAGACGGGCGGGAACGGCTGCCGGTCCTACGCCAGGGTGACCGTCTACACGGCGGTCGAGGCGGAGAAGGGTGGCGGCTGGATCTTCGGCCAGAACAACGAATGGGTGTTCAACAACATCGTGATGTTCCGCTGATCCCCGGATAGGCACTGACGCCGGTCGAGCACTGCTCGGCCGGCGTCACTGCGTTGTGGGGGTCAGCGAGACATGCTGCGGAGCATGCGGTGCATCGCGACGCCGCCCCAGCTGGGGCCGGCCACGAACTGCTCGTCCAGGTCGACGAAGCCCCGCCGCGCGTAGAAGCGCCGGGCGCGCTCGTTGCCATTGATCAGCCACAGGTACATCGGGCGGCCGTCGTCCACGTTGCTGAACAGGGCGTCGGCCAGGCCGGTGCCATGGAAGTCAGAGGAGACGTACAACCGGTCGAGCTGGCGGTTGGCAGGGGCGGGCAGGAGGTCGTTCTCCACCTCCCACCTGGCCGGCGCATCCGTGATCGAGGCGATGCCGGCGATCTGGCCGCCCACCCTGGCGACGAGCGCGCGGGCGGAACCGGGGTTGGCGAAACGCGCCTCCAGTCCGGGCACCCACTCGTCGCGGTAGGCGCGCTGGCGCTCGTCGAAATCGGTAGGCACGGTTCCGGCGTAGGTCGCGGCCTGCTGCGCGACGAGGAAATCGAACCAGCCCTCAGCATCGTTGGGTGTGGGCGTGGTCAACACGGGTACGGGCACGCGGTCATGTTATCGCTAACAGGCGTGCAAACCTGGCAAGCTGTGAACATGAGCCTGCTGGAGGTCATCGCACTGCACGCCGCCGACGCCGAGCGCGCCGAAGCCGGCGGCGCAGACCGCGTGGAACTTGTCGGCACCATGGACGACGACGGCCTCTCCCCGGAGCCCCGCACTGTCGACAAGGTGCGCCGCGCCACCACCATCCATCTCCGTCCGATGGTCCGCCTGAGGCCGGGCTTCGGCACGGACGGGGGAGAAGCCACACGGCTCAAGGGACTGATCTCCGCCTACCGCGACGCCGGGGCCGACGGGGTGGTGCTCGGCTTCCTGAACGGCGCGAACCGGGTGGACCGCGAGGTGGTCTCGGAGCTCGTCGGCGACGGCTCGCTGCCCTGGACGTTCCACCGCGCCATCGACCACTGCCTCGATGCGGCCAAGGCCTGGCAGGACGTGCGC includes these proteins:
- a CDS encoding GNAT family N-acetyltransferase, with the protein product MPVPVLTTPTPNDAEGWFDFLVAQQAATYAGTVPTDFDERQRAYRDEWVPGLEARFANPGSARALVARVGGQIAGIASITDAPARWEVENDLLPAPANRQLDRLYVSSDFHGTGLADALFSNVDDGRPMYLWLINGNERARRFYARRGFVDLDEQFVAGPSWGGVAMHRMLRSMSR
- a CDS encoding copper homeostasis protein CutC, giving the protein MSLLEVIALHAADAERAEAGGADRVELVGTMDDDGLSPEPRTVDKVRRATTIHLRPMVRLRPGFGTDGGEATRLKGLISAYRDAGADGVVLGFLNGANRVDREVVSELVGDGSLPWTFHRAIDHCLDAAKAWQDVRTLPGLTHVLTAGSVRGVEQGLDDLIRRAKADEEVARLIMAGGGLKPEHVPWLVRAGVRAFHIGSPARPGGSFKAYVDTELVESWRDLIDTEVAHVRKPH